From Aliarcobacter butzleri, the proteins below share one genomic window:
- a CDS encoding Fur family transcriptional regulator, with translation MLNENSYEEIIDELRKIVKQKGLKYTEQREIVLSILLHAKEHLTAEEIYNQIKKDYPTSNVGIATVYRALSFLEEVDLITSITFGTEGKKYESNSKSHHDHLICTQCARIIEFIDEEIEKRQEKIAKNNKFKITSHTMQLYGVCENCQK, from the coding sequence ATGCTAAACGAAAATAGTTATGAAGAAATAATAGATGAATTAAGAAAAATAGTTAAACAAAAAGGACTTAAATATACTGAGCAAAGAGAGATAGTTCTAAGTATATTATTACATGCAAAAGAGCACTTAACTGCTGAAGAGATTTATAATCAAATAAAAAAAGATTATCCAACATCAAACGTTGGAATTGCAACAGTTTATAGAGCTCTTAGTTTTCTTGAAGAAGTAGATTTAATAACTTCTATTACATTTGGAACAGAGGGTAAAAAATACGAAAGTAATTCAAAATCTCATCATGATCACTTAATTTGTACTCAATGTGCTAGAATCATAGAATTTATTGATGAAGAAATTGAAAAAAGACAAGAAAAAATTGCAAAAAATAATAAATTTAAAATTACAAGTCATACAATGCAACTATATGGAGTTTGTGAAAATTGTCAAAAGTAG
- a CDS encoding arginyltransferase translates to MQILNQDIELFEENRECSYFDEKLSDIRYKYIYSCTIDKYQPMLERGWRRFGRMHFVPECRSCTKCVSMRIDVNNYKFSKSEKRVISKNKDTKLYIRPPSVTMEHLSLYDKYHKFMNDKKDWPYSPIDVDDYVRSYVESSENFAKEFLYMRDDKLIGVALVDILPEAISAIYCYYDHDYSEFSIGKFSILAQIKIAKELNIPYIYLGYWIKDHFSMGYKEKYSPFEILKNRPSLEEIPIWEKAEF, encoded by the coding sequence ATGCAAATTTTAAATCAAGATATTGAACTTTTTGAAGAAAATAGGGAGTGTTCCTATTTTGATGAAAAATTGTCAGATATTAGATATAAATATATTTATTCTTGCACAATAGATAAATATCAACCAATGTTAGAAAGAGGTTGGAGAAGATTTGGAAGAATGCATTTTGTACCAGAATGTAGAAGTTGTACAAAGTGTGTTTCTATGAGAATAGATGTGAATAATTATAAATTTTCTAAATCAGAAAAAAGAGTAATTTCAAAAAATAAAGATACAAAATTATATATTAGACCACCATCAGTTACAATGGAACACTTAAGTTTGTATGACAAATATCATAAATTTATGAATGATAAAAAAGATTGGCCATATTCTCCAATTGATGTTGATGATTATGTAAGGTCATATGTTGAATCAAGCGAAAATTTTGCAAAAGAATTTTTGTATATGAGAGATGATAAATTAATAGGTGTAGCTTTAGTAGATATTTTACCTGAAGCGATTTCTGCTATATATTGCTATTATGACCATGACTATTCAGAATTTTCAATAGGAAAGTTTTCTATTTTGGCTCAAATTAAAATAGCAAAGGAGTTAAATATTCCTTACATATATTTGGGTTATTGGATAAAAGATCATTTTTCAATGGGATATAAAGAAAAATATTCTCCATTTGAAATTTTGAAAAATAGACCTAGTTTAGAGGAAATACCTATTTGGGAAAAAGCAGAATTTTAA
- the trpA gene encoding tryptophan synthase subunit alpha, with protein sequence MKKLVGYITASLPNNSFTVDLAFALKESGVDILELGVPFSDPVADGPVIEKANLKALNNGFKLKDLFEISSKIGHDIDTLWMGYMNPFFHYGVENFLKKAQEHGVNGTIIPDLPYEMAQRFEPLFEKYEKANITFIAPTDSEDRVKLLVENSKKFIYMVAYTGITGSGQKEDLSLLINNVRKYTNTPLYIGFGVDEKSCKEKAVGVDGVIVGSAFVKHLIDDSLSNSEKIKKISLVAKEIKEKINE encoded by the coding sequence TTGAAAAAATTAGTAGGTTATATTACGGCATCTCTTCCAAATAATAGTTTTACAGTTGATTTGGCCTTTGCTTTAAAAGAATCTGGAGTTGATATTTTAGAATTAGGAGTTCCATTTTCAGATCCCGTTGCTGATGGACCAGTTATTGAAAAAGCAAATTTAAAAGCTTTAAATAATGGTTTTAAATTAAAAGATTTATTTGAAATATCTTCAAAAATTGGACACGATATTGATACTTTATGGATGGGATATATGAATCCTTTCTTTCATTATGGTGTTGAAAACTTTTTAAAAAAAGCACAAGAACATGGAGTTAATGGAACAATAATTCCAGACTTACCATATGAAATGGCTCAAAGATTTGAGCCATTATTTGAAAAATATGAAAAAGCAAATATTACTTTTATTGCACCAACAGATAGTGAAGATAGAGTAAAACTTTTAGTAGAAAACTCAAAAAAATTTATTTATATGGTAGCATATACTGGAATTACAGGAAGTGGGCAAAAAGAAGATTTGTCTTTGCTTATAAATAATGTTAGAAAATATACAAACACACCTTTATATATTGGCTTTGGTGTTGATGAAAAAAGTTGTAAAGAAAAAGCTGTTGGTGTAGATGGTGTAATTGTTGGAAGTGCATTTGTTAAACATTTAATTGATGATAGTTTATCAAATAGTGAAAAAATTAAAAAAATTTCTCTTGTTGCAAAAGAGATAAAAGAAAAAATTAACGAATAA
- a CDS encoding chloride channel protein, producing the protein MNNESNIQKHLAEQTIMFASITKWIFLSSLIGALVGVVVSLFLKLLTYCENSRSVLPFDYYYTLPFALVITVFIVKKFAPSAQGHGTEKVIEAIHKNSGRINFSVVPVKLFATVLTIFSGGSVGKEGPSAQIGASLASFLAMKLRFSNRDRKKIVICGISAGFASVFGTPLAGAIFGIEILTVGVLMYDILLPSIVSGFSAFFVAKLLGINYTYFNIAFYTNFDFNYILISKVIIGGIFFGLVADFIITMLSVTHKYISAIKLNYLLKAFVGGIILVLLTIFVGEHYLGIGFQTIKDSLSTNGVINESVPWYTFILKTIFTSLTLAFGGSGGVITPIFYVGATSGNLFGYLVDGYIPLFAALGFVSVLAGATSAPIAAMIMSVELFGMNVGHYAAISIIIAFLMTGHRSVFPSQVLSMKKSEAINIKLGDEIENAEMTYTTRFFVNIRRIFSLIMIKIKNIKKNN; encoded by the coding sequence ATGAATAATGAATCAAATATTCAAAAACATTTAGCAGAACAAACAATAATGTTCGCAAGTATCACGAAATGGATATTCTTATCATCTTTAATTGGTGCACTGGTTGGTGTCGTTGTCTCACTATTTTTAAAACTTTTAACTTATTGTGAAAATTCTAGATCAGTACTTCCTTTTGACTACTATTATACTTTGCCTTTTGCTTTAGTTATAACAGTTTTTATTGTAAAAAAATTTGCTCCAAGCGCTCAAGGTCATGGCACAGAAAAAGTAATAGAAGCAATACATAAAAATTCAGGAAGAATAAACTTTAGCGTAGTTCCTGTAAAACTTTTTGCAACAGTACTTACTATTTTTTCAGGTGGTTCTGTTGGAAAAGAAGGTCCTAGTGCACAAATTGGAGCAAGTTTAGCTTCTTTTTTAGCTATGAAATTAAGATTTTCAAATAGAGATAGAAAAAAAATTGTAATTTGTGGAATAAGTGCTGGATTTGCGTCTGTTTTTGGAACTCCACTTGCTGGGGCAATTTTTGGAATAGAGATATTGACAGTTGGAGTTTTAATGTATGATATTTTGCTTCCATCTATTGTTTCTGGTTTTTCAGCATTTTTTGTTGCAAAATTATTAGGAATCAATTATACATATTTCAATATTGCTTTTTATACAAACTTTGATTTTAATTATATATTAATCTCTAAAGTAATTATTGGAGGAATATTTTTTGGTTTAGTTGCAGATTTTATAATTACAATGTTAAGTGTCACACATAAATACATAAGTGCAATAAAACTAAATTATTTGTTAAAAGCTTTTGTCGGAGGAATAATCTTAGTTTTATTAACAATTTTTGTTGGAGAACATTATTTAGGTATAGGATTTCAAACAATAAAAGATTCTTTATCTACAAATGGTGTCATAAATGAAAGTGTTCCTTGGTACACTTTTATCTTAAAAACAATTTTTACTTCATTAACTTTAGCTTTTGGTGGAAGTGGAGGAGTAATAACTCCAATTTTTTATGTTGGTGCAACAAGTGGAAATTTGTTTGGTTATTTAGTTGATGGATATATACCTTTATTTGCAGCACTTGGATTTGTAAGTGTTTTGGCAGGTGCAACAAGTGCACCAATTGCAGCTATGATTATGTCAGTTGAACTTTTTGGAATGAATGTAGGACATTATGCGGCTATTTCAATAATAATAGCATTTTTAATGACAGGACATAGAAGTGTATTTCCTTCACAAGTTTTATCAATGAAAAAATCAGAAGCAATTAATATAAAATTAGGTGATGAAATTGAAAATGCTGAGATGACATATACAACAAGATTTTTTGTAAATATTAGAAGAATTTTTAGTCTGATAATGATTAAAATAAAAAATATAAAAAAAAATAATTGA
- the panB gene encoding 3-methyl-2-oxobutanoate hydroxymethyltransferase: MSIIKNNFEKMNITKIKNSKNNKKLTVITAYDALFAKLFEEIADMILVGDSLNMSFAGRPDTLSATLEQMIYHTNAVCNGAKNAFVIIDMPFGTYINKDEALKNCVEVYRQTNANAVKIEGGEDKADIIKHLTSNAVAVMGHIGLMPQYVRSEGGYKVRGKTKEDEEQLIRDAIAVEKAGAFSIVVEGVKSDVAKKITQAVNIPIIGIGAGVDTDGQVLVWSDMLGFFEEFKPKFVRHYLDGAELVKEAVNQYRNDVQDKSFPSKEEEY; the protein is encoded by the coding sequence ATGAGCATAATAAAAAATAATTTTGAAAAAATGAATATTACTAAAATAAAAAATTCTAAAAATAACAAAAAACTTACAGTAATAACTGCTTATGATGCACTTTTCGCAAAACTTTTTGAAGAAATTGCAGATATGATACTTGTAGGTGATAGTTTAAATATGAGTTTTGCAGGTCGTCCAGATACTCTTTCAGCAACATTAGAACAAATGATTTATCACACAAATGCTGTTTGTAATGGAGCAAAAAATGCTTTTGTCATAATAGATATGCCTTTTGGAACTTATATAAATAAAGATGAAGCATTAAAAAATTGCGTTGAAGTTTATAGACAAACAAATGCAAATGCAGTAAAAATTGAAGGTGGAGAAGATAAAGCAGATATTATAAAACATCTAACATCAAATGCAGTTGCTGTTATGGGACATATTGGTCTTATGCCTCAATATGTAAGAAGTGAAGGTGGTTACAAAGTAAGAGGAAAAACAAAAGAAGACGAAGAACAACTAATTCGCGATGCTATTGCAGTTGAAAAAGCTGGTGCTTTTAGTATAGTTGTTGAAGGTGTAAAAAGTGATGTTGCAAAAAAAATAACACAAGCTGTAAATATACCAATAATTGGTATTGGGGCTGGTGTAGATACTGATGGTCAAGTTTTAGTTTGGTCTGATATGTTAGGTTTCTTTGAAGAGTTTAAGCCAAAGTTCGTAAGACACTATTTAGATGGTGCAGAACTTGTAAAAGAAGCTGTAAATCAATATAGAAATGATGTTCAAGATAAATCATTTCCATCAAAAGAAGAAGAGTATTAA
- the ruvB gene encoding Holliday junction branch migration DNA helicase RuvB, producing the protein MQRLVEVESVSFEEDNNEISLRPSNWDDYIGQEKIKKNLRVFIDASKKRKEALDHILFYGPPGLGKTTLSYLISNEMNTNIKVTAGPMIEKSGDLAAILTNLEEGDILFIDEIHRLSPAVEEILYPAMEDYRLDIIIGSGPAAQTVKIDLPRFTLIGATTRAGMLSNPLRERFGMHFRMQFYTEIELAKIIQKASLKLGKNCEDDASLEISKRSRGTPRVALRLLRRVRDFSEVENEKSIHLQRCKYALDELGVNESGFDEMDINLLELLISNRGKPMGLSTIAAALSEDEGTIEDAIEPYLLANGYIERTARGRVASVKTYEMFRLSYPTSLKLEDDLTQGKLF; encoded by the coding sequence ATGCAAAGATTAGTTGAAGTTGAATCAGTATCTTTTGAAGAAGATAACAATGAAATAAGTTTAAGACCTTCAAACTGGGATGATTATATAGGACAAGAAAAAATCAAAAAAAATTTAAGAGTTTTTATTGATGCTTCTAAAAAAAGAAAAGAAGCATTAGATCATATTTTATTTTATGGACCTCCAGGATTGGGAAAAACTACTTTGTCTTATTTAATTTCAAATGAAATGAATACGAATATAAAAGTAACTGCTGGTCCTATGATAGAGAAAAGTGGAGATTTAGCAGCAATTTTAACAAATCTTGAAGAAGGTGATATTTTATTTATTGATGAGATTCACAGACTTTCACCTGCTGTTGAAGAGATACTTTATCCTGCTATGGAAGATTATAGATTAGACATTATTATTGGCTCAGGACCAGCTGCACAAACAGTAAAAATTGATTTACCAAGATTTACTTTAATTGGCGCAACAACAAGAGCTGGTATGTTATCAAATCCTTTAAGAGAAAGATTTGGTATGCACTTTAGAATGCAATTTTATACAGAAATTGAATTAGCAAAGATTATTCAAAAAGCTTCTCTTAAACTTGGAAAAAATTGTGAAGATGATGCTTCTTTAGAAATTTCAAAAAGAAGTAGAGGAACACCAAGGGTTGCATTAAGATTACTTAGACGAGTAAGAGATTTTTCTGAAGTTGAAAACGAAAAATCAATTCATCTACAAAGATGTAAATATGCTTTGGATGAACTAGGAGTAAATGAAAGTGGTTTTGATGAAATGGATATAAACTTACTTGAACTACTTATTTCAAATAGAGGAAAACCTATGGGATTATCAACTATTGCAGCAGCTTTAAGTGAAGATGAAGGAACAATAGAAGATGCTATTGAGCCATATTTACTAGCAAATGGATATATAGAAAGAACTGCACGTGGAAGAGTTGCAAGTGTAAAAACTTATGAAATGTTTAGACTATCTTATCCAACAAGTTTAAAACTTGAAGATGATTTAACACAAGGAAAATTATTTTGA
- a CDS encoding AI-2E family transporter, protein MKASYFLVSIAILLLFFMVELFNPFLKAIFVSVLLTIATSSLTLHLEHKLKKRIVATSVMTIALAALFFLPILYCILSFATFFNQVDQQVLVKNLDEIKLLVHNLSMDFTFLNDFLNNITSKIDVGKTVQDIVSISANLGKNSVKFMFDIILILVFFFFFTLYTTQIATFIRDLLPIKKEDSIILFHESSSVMTVVLYSTLVTAIFEGFLFGFFLTFFGYDGLLFGVLYGFASLIPVVGGVIMWLPIAIYEASINSFTNALIIAIYSIVVISIIADTFIKPMIINYINKKIIKTPTNVNALLIFFSIVAGLSTFGFWGMIIGPAMVSLFISIMNLLKKYSDDFKESED, encoded by the coding sequence TTGAAAGCCTCATATTTTTTAGTTTCAATAGCTATACTTTTACTTTTTTTTATGGTTGAACTTTTCAATCCATTTTTAAAAGCAATTTTTGTATCAGTTTTATTGACAATTGCTACAAGCTCACTAACATTACATTTAGAACATAAATTGAAAAAAAGAATAGTAGCAACATCTGTTATGACTATTGCTTTAGCTGCTCTGTTTTTTCTTCCAATTTTATATTGTATTTTATCTTTTGCAACTTTTTTCAATCAAGTTGATCAGCAAGTTTTAGTAAAGAATTTAGATGAAATAAAACTTTTAGTTCATAATTTATCGATGGATTTTACATTTTTAAATGACTTTTTAAATAACATTACTTCTAAAATTGATGTTGGGAAAACTGTTCAAGATATAGTGTCAATAAGTGCAAACCTTGGAAAAAATTCTGTAAAATTTATGTTTGATATCATACTTATTTTAGTATTTTTCTTCTTTTTTACTCTTTATACTACACAAATTGCAACTTTTATAAGAGACCTTTTACCTATAAAAAAAGAAGATTCAATAATATTATTTCATGAATCATCAAGTGTTATGACAGTTGTTCTTTATTCAACTTTAGTTACTGCTATTTTTGAAGGATTTTTATTTGGATTTTTCTTAACATTTTTTGGTTATGATGGACTACTTTTTGGAGTTTTATATGGTTTTGCATCTTTAATTCCAGTAGTTGGAGGAGTAATAATGTGGCTTCCAATTGCAATATATGAAGCTTCAATAAACTCTTTTACTAATGCTTTAATAATTGCTATTTACTCTATTGTTGTAATTTCAATTATTGCAGATACTTTTATAAAACCTATGATTATCAACTACATAAACAAGAAGATTATAAAAACTCCTACAAATGTAAATGCACTTCTAATATTTTTCTCAATAGTAGCAGGACTTTCAACTTTTGGCTTTTGGGGAATGATTATTGGACCAGCAATGGTAAGTTTATTTATTTCTATTATGAATCTATTAAAAAAATATTCTGATGATTTTAAAGAGAGTGAAGATTAA
- a CDS encoding ferredoxin-thioredoxin reductase catalytic domain-containing protein yields MIKKIDINSNEFKEELEKTKEFTDGVLKLYELVYNPDKEVNESIQMGLTRNSLIYGKRYCPCFMVIEETETEKNRLCPCMPALTKEIPLNGSCHCGIFCTKERAKEIAKENNLEEVIISNSKILSKEDCELLLGQDEVNSLELEALLEARKLGIIEFNLVDTREWMEWVSARIVGTDYLVPTTSFYHAINKLEDKKDIPVVVYCHSGSRSAYCQRIMFNLGFKSVTNLDYGISYYTGEKESGDN; encoded by the coding sequence ATGATAAAAAAAATTGATATTAATAGCAATGAATTTAAAGAAGAGTTAGAAAAAACAAAAGAGTTTACAGATGGTGTTTTAAAGTTATATGAATTGGTTTATAATCCAGATAAAGAAGTAAATGAATCAATACAAATGGGGCTAACAAGAAATAGTTTAATTTATGGAAAGAGATATTGTCCCTGTTTTATGGTAATAGAAGAGACAGAAACTGAAAAAAATAGACTATGTCCTTGTATGCCAGCTTTAACAAAAGAAATACCTTTAAATGGTTCATGTCATTGTGGTATTTTTTGTACAAAAGAGAGAGCTAAAGAAATAGCAAAAGAGAATAATCTTGAAGAAGTTATAATTTCTAATTCAAAAATATTATCTAAAGAAGACTGTGAGCTATTACTTGGACAAGATGAAGTTAATTCTTTAGAATTGGAGGCTCTATTAGAAGCTAGAAAGTTAGGAATTATTGAATTTAATCTTGTTGATACTAGAGAATGGATGGAATGGGTTAGTGCAAGAATAGTTGGAACAGATTATTTAGTACCAACAACATCTTTTTATCATGCAATTAATAAATTGGAAGATAAAAAAGATATTCCTGTTGTTGTTTATTGTCATAGTGGAAGTAGAAGTGCTTATTGCCAACGAATAATGTTTAATTTAGGGTTTAAAAGTGTAACTAACTTGGATTATGGTATTTCATATTATACAGGAGAAAAGGAAAGTGGAGATAATTAA
- a CDS encoding radical SAM protein, translated as MSYSNSIIFGPIPSRRFGISLGIDLSPSKKQCNFDCLYCELEGAKTVYKMDTFPSVDEIIKAIKESFKNHPKIDVITITCNGEPTLYPKLSELIDEINKIKGETKTLILSNGSTIYKKEIFEALLKIDIVKLSLDCVSEKCFKKLDRQNKSVEIDKIVSSMIEFSQKTKKDFVLEVLFIKDINDKDEEIELLFNAVKQINPKRVDIGTIDRPPAYKVNPVSYKFLEKVANKFEELSVNIVFKNRPKQIISYNKEEILSMINRRPLTIEDIENMFDNQSKIFLEELIRNEEIGLVDNAGIKFYKKIVKI; from the coding sequence TTGTCATATTCAAATTCTATTATTTTTGGACCAATACCTTCAAGAAGATTTGGAATATCATTAGGTATTGATTTATCACCATCAAAAAAACAGTGTAATTTTGATTGTTTATATTGTGAATTAGAAGGTGCTAAAACTGTTTATAAAATGGATACATTTCCGAGTGTTGATGAAATTATAAAAGCAATCAAAGAAAGTTTTAAAAATCATCCAAAAATTGATGTAATTACAATCACATGCAATGGTGAACCAACTTTATATCCTAAATTAAGTGAATTAATTGATGAGATTAATAAAATAAAAGGTGAAACAAAAACTTTAATTTTATCAAATGGAAGTACTATTTATAAAAAAGAGATTTTTGAAGCTCTATTAAAAATAGATATTGTTAAATTATCTTTAGATTGTGTAAGTGAAAAGTGTTTTAAAAAACTTGATAGACAAAATAAGAGTGTAGAAATTGATAAAATCGTTTCTTCTATGATTGAATTCTCGCAAAAAACAAAAAAAGATTTTGTTTTGGAAGTTTTATTTATAAAAGATATAAATGATAAAGATGAAGAAATAGAGTTATTGTTTAATGCTGTAAAACAAATCAATCCTAAAAGAGTTGATATTGGAACTATTGATAGACCACCTGCATATAAAGTAAATCCTGTTAGTTATAAATTTTTAGAAAAAGTTGCAAATAAATTTGAAGAATTAAGTGTAAATATAGTTTTTAAAAATAGACCAAAACAAATTATCTCATATAATAAAGAAGAGATACTTTCTATGATAAATAGACGGCCTTTAACTATTGAAGATATAGAAAATATGTTTGATAACCAATCTAAAATTTTTTTAGAAGAACTGATAAGAAACGAAGAAATAGGCTTAGTTGATAATGCAGGAATTAAATTTTATAAAAAAATAGTAAAAATATAA
- the hemE gene encoding uroporphyrinogen decarboxylase, giving the protein MSKIFVDACFRKETPYTPVWMMRQAGRYLPEYMEVRAKAGNFLNLCHNPELAAEVTIQPLDIVGVDAAILFSDILVVPNEMGMKLDFLKGEGPVFDKPIKTEADLDALIGGEEAANKLTYVYETIKILKQRLPQDKALIGFTGAPWTLATYMIEGQGTKTYNLCKKMMYSNPEFLHKILRRVTDVVKFYMEKQIEAGVDVVQIFDSWAAAIEPSKYDEFSWKYMVEIAEYLKEKYPHIPVIMFPKGIAAFIERGLVYGNFDVFGVDWGTPMALAKEKLGEKYVLQGNMEPCRLYSKEATTMCVEGIQNIMGGNGHIFNLGHGILPDVPVENAIHFVKECQRVSKKA; this is encoded by the coding sequence ATGTCAAAAATTTTTGTAGATGCATGTTTTAGAAAAGAGACTCCTTATACTCCTGTTTGGATGATGAGACAAGCAGGTCGATACTTACCAGAATATATGGAAGTAAGAGCAAAAGCTGGAAATTTTTTAAATTTATGTCATAACCCAGAATTAGCAGCGGAAGTTACAATTCAGCCACTTGATATTGTTGGTGTTGATGCAGCTATTTTATTCAGTGATATTTTAGTCGTTCCAAATGAAATGGGAATGAAATTAGATTTTTTAAAAGGTGAAGGTCCAGTTTTTGATAAACCAATTAAAACTGAAGCTGATTTAGATGCTTTAATTGGTGGCGAAGAAGCTGCAAATAAATTAACTTATGTTTATGAAACAATTAAAATTTTAAAACAAAGATTACCACAAGATAAAGCTTTGATTGGATTTACAGGTGCTCCTTGGACACTTGCAACTTATATGATTGAAGGTCAAGGAACAAAAACATACAATCTTTGTAAAAAAATGATGTATTCAAATCCAGAATTTCTACATAAAATTCTTAGACGTGTAACTGATGTAGTTAAGTTTTATATGGAAAAACAAATTGAAGCTGGAGTTGATGTAGTTCAAATCTTTGATTCTTGGGCTGCTGCAATTGAACCTTCTAAATATGATGAGTTTTCGTGGAAATATATGGTAGAAATAGCTGAGTATTTAAAAGAAAAATATCCTCATATTCCAGTTATTATGTTTCCAAAAGGAATAGCTGCATTTATTGAAAGAGGTTTAGTTTATGGAAACTTTGATGTATTTGGAGTAGATTGGGGAACACCAATGGCTCTTGCAAAAGAAAAATTAGGTGAAAAATATGTTTTACAAGGGAATATGGAACCTTGTAGATTGTATTCAAAAGAAGCAACAACAATGTGTGTTGAAGGAATTCAAAATATTATGGGTGGAAATGGACACATCTTTAATTTAGGTCATGGGATTTTACCTGATGTGCCGGTTGAAAACGCTATTCACTTTGTAAAAGAGTGTCAACGAGTATCAAAAAAAGCATAA
- a CDS encoding YqhA family protein: MLEKLFENALWNSRFIVILAVIFGFLGAVILFIVASIDIIGVAKFIITTFIEGNHPEHFHEDVVAGIIGAVDLYLIAVVLLIFSFGIYELFISKINAACTPEECNSILNISSLDQLKDKIAKVIIMVLVVNYFQRVLHTSYQTPLELLYFALAIVALAVGLYFTGKVGKH; encoded by the coding sequence ATGCTTGAAAAGTTGTTTGAGAATGCTCTTTGGAATAGTAGATTTATAGTTATTCTTGCTGTAATCTTCGGTTTCTTAGGGGCTGTAATTTTATTTATTGTTGCAAGTATTGATATTATTGGTGTTGCAAAATTTATCATTACAACATTCATTGAAGGAAACCATCCTGAGCATTTTCATGAAGATGTTGTTGCTGGGATTATTGGAGCAGTTGATTTATATTTAATAGCGGTTGTTTTATTGATTTTTTCTTTTGGAATATATGAACTATTTATATCAAAAATAAATGCAGCATGTACACCTGAAGAATGCAATTCGATTTTAAATATTAGTTCACTAGATCAATTAAAAGATAAAATTGCAAAAGTAATTATCATGGTTTTAGTAGTAAACTATTTTCAAAGAGTTCTACATACAAGTTATCAAACACCATTAGAGTTATTATATTTTGCATTAGCAATTGTGGCATTAGCAGTTGGGCTTTACTTTACAGGTAAAGTTGGAAAACATTAA
- a CDS encoding aspartate-semialdehyde dehydrogenase — protein sequence MRKFNVAVVGATGAVGEELFRVLEEVNFPINKLIPLASARSAGSKIEYMNKEITVLELTETVFEENDVEIAFFSAGGSVSEKFAKFAVEAGAVVIDNTSHFRMDPKVPLVVPEVNPEDIKLWKETGIIANPNCSTIQMVQSLKPLDELYGIKRVDVSTYQAVSGAGKTGMEELVKQMQDFFAFRLDETEIKAFPYQIALNVIPQIDVAKENGFTKEEMKMVLETQKIMHKEIQVAATCVRVPVLRSHSESITVTFEDNIDVDVEEVRNALINFENVKVIDDLPNKKYPMPIISTDTDFTYVGRIRKDVYAQNIVHYFNVADQVRVGAATNAVRIGLKWIELESDI from the coding sequence ATGAGAAAATTCAATGTAGCAGTAGTAGGAGCTACTGGAGCAGTTGGTGAAGAGTTATTTAGAGTTTTAGAAGAAGTAAATTTCCCTATTAACAAATTAATACCACTTGCAAGTGCAAGAAGTGCTGGTTCTAAAATTGAATATATGAATAAAGAAATTACTGTTTTAGAATTAACTGAGACAGTTTTTGAAGAAAATGATGTTGAAATTGCATTTTTTAGTGCAGGTGGTTCAGTTTCAGAAAAATTTGCAAAATTTGCAGTAGAAGCAGGGGCTGTAGTAATTGATAATACAAGTCATTTTAGAATGGATCCAAAAGTTCCATTAGTTGTGCCTGAAGTTAATCCAGAAGATATTAAATTATGGAAAGAAACTGGAATTATCGCAAATCCAAATTGTTCAACAATTCAAATGGTTCAAAGTTTAAAACCTTTAGATGAATTATATGGAATTAAAAGAGTTGATGTATCAACTTATCAAGCAGTTTCTGGTGCTGGAAAAACTGGTATGGAAGAGCTTGTAAAACAGATGCAAGACTTTTTTGCATTTAGATTAGATGAAACAGAAATAAAAGCATTTCCTTATCAAATTGCTTTAAATGTAATTCCACAAATTGATGTAGCAAAAGAGAATGGTTTTACTAAAGAAGAGATGAAAATGGTTTTAGAAACTCAAAAAATTATGCATAAAGAGATTCAAGTAGCTGCAACTTGTGTGAGAGTGCCAGTTTTAAGAAGCCATAGTGAATCGATAACTGTAACTTTTGAAGATAATATCGATGTTGATGTTGAAGAAGTAAGAAATGCGTTAATCAATTTTGAAAATGTTAAAGTAATTGATGATTTACCAAACAAAAAATATCCAATGCCAATAATTTCAACAGATACTGACTTTACATATGTTGGAAGAATTAGAAAAGATGTTTATGCACAAAATATAGTTCATTATTTTAATGTTGCTGATCAAGTAAGAGTTGGAGCTGCTACAAATGCAGTTAGAATCGGTCTTAAATGGATAGAGTTAGAAAGCGATATTTAA